In Acaryochloris marina S15, a single genomic region encodes these proteins:
- a CDS encoding PAS domain S-box protein, producing MTSQPSTQVKQPWLNPTAVQASMDHHPLVVPPQASLKEVVLLMSLGREGQAKGDNRQRFSYVLVQQQQKLVGILTERDIVKLSTTETDFSQISASKVMSPEPLTLLDTELQDILTPLSILQTQNIRHLPILNATGGLVGVITTESIRKVLEPTMLLKLRHVSEVMTPTVVTAPPTASIQQVAQRMAMYKMSCVVIVQQQSQGSRIKPLGIVTERDIVKFQALSLDLRTTLAETVMSQPLVCLNLDDKLWDAHQTMQKIQVRRLVVMGQQGDLAGVLTQASILAALNVPEAHHTAEVLHQQVEQIQDERILSLQHQKTNLEKQVEADAATLYFCQERFRVMFEQAVIGIAHVNLQGQVMLANQKFCEILHQIQTQVCHHLVHDVLQMPQGAENWQEKLQSQQQDSIQLEHHYRHPQGHSAWLDLTISLAITATGAPDYFIVMVQDISDRKQAELERQQLNRELETRVSLGISAFRASEKRFRMLFNAAPDALFVVDFHGVIRRVNQAAIQQSGYKVSELLGSLIKTYFNDSSQVEYETYLAQLIDQGSYRQTLEFICKNDTTLVIDCSCTVVTDPTSQDPYILMVQRDVSDRVQAATALRESEQRFQQMADCAPVLLWISGIDKQCTFFNQQWLEFTGQTMAHELGKGWAEGIHPEDRQTSLDICTASFDAREPFCMEYRLRRHDGAYRWLIDMGTPRFLPNGDFVGYIGSCVDITERKVLEDKVRSSEAQIRAVFDGMTDIVFVFDTETQQINAIPPSLVSPDMVEMINQTAEVLLLENEQAQAFHDHIQQAINDQETVTFEYQLPSTSVPTWYVASITPLSPTSVIWVAHNITDRKYMEQELFQEKELAQVTLQSIGDAVITTDAQGQIRHLNAVAEKLTGWSCFEAQGHPIHDVFQVVDETTRRPDIQLIDSVLMTGEIAISEHQALLIAQDDQEYAIDHSAAPIRDRNTHILGIVVVFRDVSQSRQLSQQMTWQASHDSLTGLVNRYQFEQLLQKALHSAHRDQLQHVLCYLDLDQFKIVNDTCGHAAGDELLQQVAELFKHTIRSTDVIARLGGDEFGLLLHQCSMERAQVIAEQLRQRLQAFRFSWNEQTFSIGLSIGLVAINYDSHNLSSLISAADAACYAAKARGRNRIHVYQLDDLELVQQRGTQRWSRRIKQALEENRFRLYGQAIVPTDPNQSEIHQCCEVLLRMVDEQDQVVSAATFIPAAERYNLMPEIDRWVISQFLVDHFNPPQMAKTGADQPLPYMINLSGASIGDEQFLQFLQEQFQRYPHAAPQICFEITETAAISNLNQAITFINELKQLGCKFALDDFGSGLSSFAYLKTLPVDYLKIDGHFIEDMANDPATQAIVESINHIGHVMGLQTIAESVGDLSTRKKLQTMGIDYVQGYGIALPCSLTYAS from the coding sequence ATGACCAGCCAACCTAGCACCCAGGTGAAACAACCATGGTTGAACCCTACTGCTGTGCAAGCCAGTATGGATCACCATCCTCTGGTTGTTCCCCCTCAAGCCAGTCTCAAGGAAGTGGTCTTGCTGATGAGTCTGGGGCGGGAAGGTCAAGCCAAAGGCGATAACCGCCAACGCTTCAGCTATGTCTTAGTCCAACAGCAGCAGAAATTAGTGGGCATTTTGACGGAGCGAGATATCGTTAAGCTCAGTACAACAGAGACAGACTTTAGCCAGATCAGCGCCTCAAAGGTCATGAGTCCGGAGCCATTGACCCTCCTGGACACTGAGCTACAGGATATTCTGACCCCTCTTTCTATACTCCAAACCCAAAATATCCGTCATTTACCGATCCTGAACGCAACGGGTGGATTGGTAGGGGTTATTACCACAGAGAGCATTCGTAAAGTCTTAGAACCAACCATGTTGCTGAAGTTGCGGCATGTGAGTGAGGTGATGACGCCAACCGTAGTGACGGCCCCTCCCACAGCCAGCATCCAGCAAGTGGCCCAAAGAATGGCGATGTACAAAATGAGTTGTGTGGTGATTGTCCAACAGCAGTCTCAAGGCAGCAGAATTAAGCCCTTGGGCATTGTCACCGAGCGAGATATCGTTAAATTCCAAGCCCTCAGCCTCGACCTCCGCACAACCCTGGCGGAAACGGTTATGAGTCAGCCCTTAGTTTGCCTCAACTTAGATGACAAGCTTTGGGATGCCCATCAAACCATGCAGAAAATACAGGTTCGCCGCCTCGTGGTGATGGGACAGCAGGGAGACTTAGCCGGCGTTTTAACTCAAGCCAGCATTTTGGCTGCCCTCAATGTACCCGAAGCGCATCACACCGCCGAGGTTTTGCATCAGCAGGTAGAACAAATTCAAGATGAGCGGATCTTATCGTTACAACATCAAAAAACAAATCTCGAAAAACAAGTCGAGGCCGATGCGGCCACCTTATATTTCTGCCAAGAACGCTTTCGAGTCATGTTCGAGCAAGCCGTGATTGGCATTGCCCATGTCAATCTGCAAGGGCAAGTGATGTTGGCCAACCAAAAATTCTGCGAGATATTACACCAAATACAAACCCAAGTCTGCCATCATCTCGTACATGATGTGCTTCAGATGCCCCAGGGAGCAGAGAACTGGCAGGAGAAACTACAATCCCAACAGCAAGACTCTATTCAGCTGGAACATCACTATCGGCATCCTCAAGGACATTCAGCCTGGCTGGATTTGACCATATCCTTAGCCATAACTGCCACAGGGGCTCCCGATTACTTCATTGTGATGGTGCAAGATATTAGTGATCGCAAACAAGCCGAACTGGAACGTCAACAGCTCAATCGAGAACTAGAAACCCGAGTTTCCCTGGGTATATCTGCCTTCCGAGCGAGTGAGAAACGCTTTCGAATGTTGTTTAATGCTGCCCCTGATGCGTTATTTGTCGTTGATTTCCACGGTGTGATTCGCCGAGTCAATCAAGCGGCTATCCAACAATCAGGGTATAAAGTCTCGGAACTATTAGGTAGCTTAATCAAGACCTACTTTAACGACAGCAGCCAAGTCGAGTATGAGACCTATTTAGCTCAGTTGATTGATCAGGGTAGTTATCGTCAAACCCTTGAATTTATCTGTAAAAACGATACGACATTAGTCATTGATTGCTCCTGTACTGTGGTAACGGATCCCACCAGTCAAGATCCCTATATCCTGATGGTCCAGCGGGACGTTAGCGATCGTGTCCAGGCAGCAACTGCCTTGCGGGAAAGTGAGCAACGGTTTCAACAAATGGCGGACTGTGCTCCTGTGCTGTTATGGATATCAGGGATAGACAAACAGTGCACGTTTTTTAATCAACAATGGCTTGAATTTACAGGACAGACCATGGCCCACGAGCTGGGCAAGGGTTGGGCTGAAGGGATACATCCTGAGGATCGACAAACATCTCTAGACATCTGTACGGCTTCCTTTGATGCCCGTGAACCCTTTTGTATGGAATATCGGCTCCGGCGGCATGATGGAGCCTATCGATGGCTGATCGATATGGGTACCCCTCGCTTTTTACCCAATGGTGACTTTGTCGGCTATATCGGTTCCTGTGTAGACATCACCGAACGAAAAGTTTTAGAGGATAAGGTCCGCTCCAGCGAAGCTCAGATTCGGGCCGTCTTTGATGGCATGACGGATATTGTGTTCGTGTTTGATACCGAGACTCAGCAAATTAATGCGATTCCCCCCTCCCTCGTCTCGCCAGATATGGTAGAGATGATCAATCAAACGGCGGAAGTATTGCTGCTCGAAAATGAGCAAGCTCAAGCCTTTCACGACCATATTCAGCAAGCGATCAACGACCAAGAAACCGTTACCTTCGAGTATCAATTGCCCTCGACCTCAGTACCGACTTGGTATGTGGCCAGTATTACGCCCCTGTCTCCCACGTCTGTCATTTGGGTGGCCCATAACATCACAGACCGCAAGTATATGGAACAAGAACTATTCCAAGAGAAAGAACTTGCCCAAGTGACCCTGCAATCGATTGGTGATGCGGTGATTACGACGGATGCCCAGGGCCAAATTCGTCACCTCAACGCCGTGGCTGAAAAACTAACGGGGTGGTCCTGTTTTGAGGCTCAAGGACATCCTATTCATGATGTCTTTCAGGTGGTCGATGAAACGACACGCCGCCCTGATATTCAGCTAATTGATTCCGTATTGATGACAGGAGAAATTGCCATCTCTGAGCATCAAGCCCTTTTGATTGCCCAGGATGACCAAGAATATGCCATCGATCATTCGGCAGCACCGATTCGCGATCGCAACACCCATATTCTCGGTATCGTCGTAGTCTTTCGAGATGTCAGTCAATCTCGTCAGCTCTCCCAGCAAATGACCTGGCAAGCCAGCCATGACTCCCTCACCGGGTTAGTCAATCGCTATCAATTTGAACAGCTGCTCCAGAAAGCCCTACACTCTGCCCATCGCGATCAGCTACAGCATGTCCTTTGCTATCTCGATCTAGATCAGTTCAAGATTGTCAACGATACCTGTGGTCATGCCGCAGGGGATGAACTCCTCCAGCAGGTGGCAGAACTCTTCAAACACACCATTCGCAGCACCGATGTTATCGCTCGTTTAGGAGGGGATGAATTTGGGTTGCTGCTGCACCAATGCTCAATGGAACGGGCCCAAGTGATTGCAGAACAGCTCCGGCAGCGCTTACAAGCGTTCCGCTTTAGCTGGAATGAACAAACCTTTAGCATTGGCCTCAGCATTGGTCTAGTGGCCATTAATTACGATAGCCACAATCTGTCTAGCCTCATTAGCGCAGCCGATGCCGCCTGCTATGCGGCCAAGGCCCGAGGCCGTAATCGCATTCACGTCTATCAGCTCGATGATTTAGAACTCGTCCAACAGCGGGGAACCCAGCGGTGGAGTCGTCGCATCAAGCAGGCTTTAGAAGAAAATCGGTTTCGCCTCTATGGTCAGGCCATTGTCCCCACCGATCCCAATCAATCTGAGATCCACCAATGTTGTGAGGTACTCCTCCGCATGGTGGATGAGCAAGATCAGGTAGTCAGTGCCGCCACCTTTATTCCTGCTGCTGAACGCTACAATCTCATGCCGGAAATTGATCGCTGGGTGATCAGTCAGTTTTTAGTGGATCACTTTAACCCTCCCCAAATGGCCAAAACCGGAGCGGATCAGCCTTTACCCTATATGATCAACCTCTCTGGAGCCAGTATTGGGGATGAGCAATTTTTGCAGTTTCTACAAGAGCAGTTCCAGCGTTATCCCCATGCTGCCCCTCAAATTTGTTTCGAAATTACGGAAACAGCAGCTATTTCTAATCTCAATCAAGCCATTACGTTTATTAATGAACTCAAACAGTTGGGCTGCAAATTTGCCCTGGATGATTTTGGCAGTGGATTATCGTCGTTTGCCTATTTGAAGACCTTACCGGTAGATTATCTGAAAATCGATGGTCACTTTATTGAAGATATGGCCAACGATCCTGCCACTCAGGCCATTGTGGAATCGATCAACCACATTGGCCATGTGATGGGCTTGCAAACGATTGCAGAATCTGTCGGCGATCTCTCCACCCGGAAAAAGCTACAGACCATGGGCATAGACTATGTCCAGGGATATGGCATTGCCTTGCCCTGTTCCCTTACCTATGCCTCATAG
- a CDS encoding endonuclease MutS2 gives MIVEKTLELLEWERLCQHLSTFAATKLGVSAAVQLALPETVGTSETLLQQTQEVYDLETQLLTSLTFEGIYDISAALARSQRQGILSGEELLQVATTLFGSRNLRRIINRYPELASLNQLVADLRTYPELEQEIRHCIDEQGEVADRASEKLLGIRQRQHQVRNEVQTILQRLLQRKGAALQERLITQRSDRFVVPVKAPQKDAVPGIVHDTSTSGATLYIEPRATVELNNRLRQLTRQEQVEAEAIRQALTAKIAEVHVDLETLILIVTAVDLATARARYSYWLGANRPRFVDRNNSETLTLRRLRHPLLIWQQQHEQGPEVVAIDVTIQPHIQVVAITGPNTGGKTVTLKTLGLATIMAKVGLFVPAQEPVELPWFDQVLADIGDEQSLQQSLSTFSGHIRRIQDIISALSDQSLVLLDEVGAGTDPLEGSALAISLLRYLADHAQLTIATTHFGELKALKYTDARFENASVEFDDATLQPTYRLLWGIPGRSNALIIAQRLGLNEQVIAQAQAQMDGETDDVNQVIAGLETERRQQETKAQAAAKLLQSTEQLHQQVSKKASDLKVREQKLRQQQEQAVQEEIRRAKQAIAQVIRDLQQQPKSAPAAQDATQRLEKIANQRLPSRTKPKAPPPKGFHPQVGDRVRIPSIGQKADVIKVTPTQELIVQFGMMKMTVKPTEVESLTGEKVAPPPKQTDSAPKKEDNTPKNSAPMVRTSQNTLDIRGSRVADAEVVIEDAIAKAQGPLWIIHGHGTGKLRLGVQAYLKQHPLVSRYEFAEQADGGKGVTIAHCGV, from the coding sequence GTGATTGTTGAAAAAACTCTAGAGCTGCTGGAGTGGGAGCGCTTATGCCAGCACCTGTCCACCTTTGCGGCAACCAAGTTAGGCGTTTCTGCAGCGGTCCAGTTGGCGCTTCCTGAAACGGTTGGCACCAGTGAAACCTTATTGCAGCAAACCCAAGAAGTTTACGATTTAGAAACTCAACTGCTCACGTCCCTGACCTTTGAAGGGATTTATGACATCAGCGCAGCTTTGGCGCGATCGCAACGCCAAGGCATCCTTAGTGGTGAAGAACTCCTGCAAGTCGCCACGACCCTATTCGGTAGCCGTAACTTACGCCGAATCATTAATCGTTATCCAGAATTAGCCAGCCTCAATCAGCTGGTGGCCGACCTGCGGACCTACCCAGAGCTGGAGCAAGAGATTCGCCACTGTATTGATGAACAAGGCGAAGTTGCCGACCGGGCCAGCGAAAAATTGCTGGGCATCCGTCAACGACAGCATCAAGTTCGTAATGAGGTGCAAACCATCTTGCAACGGCTGTTGCAGCGTAAGGGAGCAGCCTTACAAGAACGGCTGATTACCCAACGCAGCGATCGATTTGTGGTGCCCGTCAAGGCCCCCCAGAAAGATGCCGTGCCAGGGATTGTCCACGATACCTCCACCAGTGGTGCCACCCTCTACATTGAACCTAGGGCGACAGTGGAGTTGAATAATCGTCTACGGCAACTGACCCGACAAGAGCAGGTCGAAGCCGAAGCCATTCGCCAAGCCCTAACGGCAAAAATTGCAGAGGTTCATGTCGATCTAGAAACCCTAATTCTCATTGTCACTGCCGTTGATTTAGCCACGGCTCGGGCGCGATATAGCTATTGGCTAGGGGCAAATCGACCTCGGTTTGTAGACCGCAATAATAGCGAAACCTTAACCCTGCGTCGGTTGCGTCACCCCCTGTTGATCTGGCAACAGCAACATGAACAAGGGCCAGAGGTGGTGGCCATTGATGTCACCATTCAACCCCATATTCAGGTCGTGGCGATCACTGGCCCCAATACGGGGGGAAAAACCGTCACTTTAAAGACTCTAGGGTTAGCCACGATCATGGCCAAGGTGGGGTTATTTGTCCCAGCCCAAGAGCCTGTGGAACTCCCCTGGTTTGATCAGGTCTTGGCGGATATTGGGGATGAACAATCCTTGCAACAGAGCCTATCCACCTTCTCCGGTCATATTCGCCGAATTCAGGATATTATTTCGGCCTTAAGCGATCAATCTTTGGTCCTATTAGATGAAGTAGGAGCGGGCACAGATCCACTAGAAGGGAGTGCCCTAGCCATTTCCCTCCTCCGCTATTTGGCAGATCATGCTCAGCTCACCATAGCGACCACCCATTTTGGTGAACTCAAAGCGCTCAAATATACCGATGCCCGGTTTGAAAATGCTTCCGTAGAATTTGATGATGCCACCTTGCAGCCTACCTATCGGCTGCTCTGGGGGATTCCGGGGCGCTCGAATGCCTTAATTATTGCCCAACGATTGGGATTGAACGAGCAGGTGATTGCTCAAGCCCAAGCCCAGATGGATGGCGAGACGGATGATGTCAATCAGGTGATTGCCGGGTTAGAAACCGAACGTCGCCAACAGGAAACCAAAGCTCAAGCGGCTGCCAAGCTATTGCAAAGTACCGAACAGCTGCATCAACAAGTGTCTAAAAAAGCATCTGACTTGAAAGTCCGTGAACAAAAACTGCGGCAACAGCAGGAACAGGCGGTGCAAGAAGAAATTCGGCGAGCTAAGCAAGCGATCGCACAAGTGATTCGCGACCTCCAACAACAGCCCAAATCAGCCCCCGCTGCCCAGGATGCCACCCAACGCCTAGAGAAAATCGCTAACCAGCGGCTCCCCTCTCGCACCAAACCCAAAGCGCCACCCCCCAAAGGGTTTCACCCCCAGGTGGGGGATCGGGTTCGCATTCCCAGTATTGGCCAGAAAGCAGACGTAATTAAGGTGACGCCTACCCAGGAACTGATAGTCCAGTTTGGGATGATGAAAATGACCGTCAAGCCCACTGAGGTGGAGTCCTTAACGGGCGAGAAGGTCGCGCCACCACCCAAGCAAACTGATAGTGCACCTAAAAAAGAAGACAATACACCTAAAAATTCTGCCCCCATGGTTCGCACCTCCCAGAACACCTTAGATATCAGGGGGTCTAGAGTGGCCGATGCGGAAGTGGTGATTGAAGATGCGATCGCAAAAGCTCAAGGCCCCCTATGGATCATTCACGGGCATGGGACCGGCAAACTTCGTCTAGGTGTGCAAGCTTATCTTAAGCAACATCCCCTGGTTTCTCGTTACGAATTCGCGGAACAAGCCGATGGAGGGAAAGGTGTAACTATTGCCCATTGTGGTGTTTAA
- a CDS encoding amylosucrase, with the protein MPMQEAMDAVALQRHSIKSLSRLMPRLEVRYADQIDQGAWQSYVQRIKTHFPRLFGLLYQLYGHQYDFFYHLEQILDSTTQMWIKRPDELKALDVMREADPHWYQSHRMVGAMCYVDLFAGDLSGIRDRIPYLTELGITYLHLMPLFKTLEGDNDGGYAVSSYREVDLSLGTMEELANLATELRQHGISLVLDFVFNHTSDEHQWAKQAMAGDREHQEYYRMYCDRELPDEFEQTVNSVFPDEHPGCFTYRTKIRKWIWTTFCNYQWDLNYENPTVFSHMVEEMLFLANVGVEVLRLDAVAFLWKRLGSTCENLPEAHLLIQAFNAVLQIAAPAMVFKSEAIVHPDEVGRYIGEEECPLSYNPQLMALLWEALATRNTQVLRHAMQKRFDLPEGCAWVNYIRCHDDIGWTFSDNDAWELNINPLHHRQFLTAFYTNRFENSFARGLPFQENPDTQLARISGTTASLCGLEKGLYEQDSAQVELAIRRILLLHGILLTIGGIPLLYLGDELGILNDYDYGQSPEKDGDSRWAHRLAFDWARADSRRNSEEVWGQIYLGLLRLINIRQQNRAFTGSETVLMDPGNDHVFGYFRHHDDQSVLVLGNFTENEQAIVGRRLRLLGMRKTFTDIVSGTTITATQKLMLDPYQFMILIGVR; encoded by the coding sequence ATGCCGATGCAAGAAGCCATGGATGCTGTAGCCCTGCAACGACACAGTATCAAGTCCCTGTCCCGGTTAATGCCTCGTTTAGAAGTTCGCTATGCGGACCAAATTGATCAAGGTGCTTGGCAAAGCTATGTTCAGCGCATTAAAACCCACTTTCCCCGTTTATTTGGCTTGCTTTACCAGCTATATGGCCATCAGTATGACTTTTTCTATCATCTAGAACAGATTTTAGACTCCACAACCCAAATGTGGATAAAACGGCCCGATGAACTGAAGGCCTTGGACGTGATGCGAGAAGCAGACCCCCACTGGTATCAGTCCCATCGGATGGTGGGGGCAATGTGTTACGTCGATCTATTTGCAGGGGATTTGAGTGGCATCCGCGATCGCATCCCGTATCTGACGGAACTCGGTATCACCTACTTGCATCTGATGCCTTTATTCAAAACCCTAGAGGGCGACAACGATGGCGGCTATGCCGTGAGTAGTTATCGCGAAGTGGATCTTTCTTTAGGCACCATGGAGGAACTGGCAAATCTCGCCACCGAACTGCGGCAACATGGCATTAGTCTGGTCCTAGACTTCGTGTTTAATCACACGTCTGATGAGCATCAATGGGCGAAGCAAGCGATGGCAGGCGATCGCGAGCATCAGGAGTACTACCGGATGTATTGCGATCGCGAGCTACCCGATGAGTTTGAACAAACGGTTAATTCAGTTTTTCCCGATGAGCATCCGGGTTGTTTTACCTACCGCACCAAAATTCGCAAATGGATTTGGACGACCTTTTGTAATTACCAATGGGATCTGAATTACGAAAATCCCACGGTGTTTAGCCATATGGTTGAGGAAATGCTGTTCCTAGCCAATGTGGGGGTCGAAGTGTTGCGGCTGGATGCTGTAGCATTTTTGTGGAAGCGGCTAGGGAGTACTTGTGAGAATCTACCGGAAGCCCATCTCCTGATTCAAGCCTTTAATGCGGTGTTGCAAATTGCGGCTCCCGCGATGGTCTTCAAATCGGAAGCGATCGTCCATCCTGATGAAGTTGGACGCTATATCGGTGAAGAGGAATGTCCCCTTTCCTACAATCCACAGTTGATGGCCCTGTTGTGGGAAGCCCTGGCAACTCGGAATACCCAAGTGTTGCGCCACGCAATGCAGAAGCGGTTTGACTTGCCAGAAGGCTGTGCTTGGGTCAACTATATTCGGTGCCATGACGACATCGGCTGGACCTTTTCGGACAATGATGCCTGGGAACTCAATATCAATCCATTGCACCATCGCCAGTTCTTGACGGCGTTTTATACCAATCGATTTGAAAATAGTTTTGCCCGTGGCCTACCGTTTCAAGAAAATCCAGACACCCAACTCGCCCGTATTTCGGGAACCACGGCTTCTCTTTGTGGTTTAGAGAAAGGTCTCTATGAACAGGATTCAGCCCAAGTAGAGCTGGCCATTCGGCGAATTTTGCTGCTGCACGGCATTTTATTAACCATCGGGGGCATTCCCCTCCTGTATTTAGGCGATGAGCTAGGCATCCTCAACGACTATGACTATGGTCAGTCACCGGAGAAGGACGGAGATAGTCGATGGGCCCATCGACTTGCGTTCGATTGGGCAAGGGCTGACTCGCGCCGTAACTCAGAAGAAGTCTGGGGGCAAATCTATTTGGGACTGCTGCGGCTCATTAATATTCGTCAGCAAAACCGGGCGTTTACGGGGTCAGAAACGGTTTTGATGGATCCAGGGAATGATCATGTGTTTGGCTATTTCCGCCATCATGATGATCAAAGTGTGTTGGTGCTCGGCAACTTTACTGAAAATGAGCAGGCCATTGTAGGGAGACGGTTACGGCTACTAGGTATGCGCAAAACCTTTACGGATATTGTGTCGGGAACCACAATCACCGCCACCCAAAAGCTGATGTTGGATCCTTATCAATTTATGATTTTGATTGGCGTTCGATAA
- a CDS encoding bacterioferritin — protein MRDLDTAGTIALLNRIMEFELAGVVRYTHYGLMVTGPNRLPIVDFFKSQASESLIHAQEAGEIITGLEGHPSQKIAPIEETNQHAVRNLLQESLNHEQMALNLYKQLLEIVENASIYLEEYTRTKIGQEEMHNLEIKKMLRDFS, from the coding sequence ATGAGAGACCTCGATACCGCAGGGACTATTGCCCTTCTCAATCGGATTATGGAATTTGAATTGGCAGGGGTTGTGCGCTATACCCATTATGGGTTGATGGTAACGGGGCCGAATCGATTACCCATTGTGGATTTCTTTAAGTCACAAGCTAGCGAATCCCTGATCCATGCTCAGGAAGCAGGAGAAATCATCACTGGATTAGAAGGGCATCCGAGCCAGAAGATTGCTCCCATTGAAGAGACCAATCAGCATGCGGTCAGAAACTTGCTGCAAGAAAGTTTGAACCATGAGCAAATGGCCTTGAATCTCTACAAACAGCTCTTAGAGATTGTAGAAAACGCCAGCATTTACCTGGAAGAATATACCCGCACTAAAATTGGGCAAGAAGAAATGCATAATCTTGAAATCAAGAAGATGCTTCGCGATTTTAGCTGA
- a CDS encoding carbonic anhydrase, whose translation MKKLVRGLQEFKQSYVAENQGLLEELSHGQKPRVLFISCSDSRVDPNLITQTDVGELFVIRNAGNIVPPYGAANGGEGGTIEYAIAALEIDQVVICGHSHCGAMKGLMKLNKLQADMPLVYDWLQHAETTRRLVTENYPESAGEERVEILVAENVLVQIDNLKTYPIVRSRMLQGKLQIYGWIYHIETGEVLAYDEETHTYIPPQSQLLDPPPSLPSRLEQYLISTHAPPVACEVPAPRLQSASSAPAASPVNGTPAADRIRSQLNALLKASPDSWVDVEDRMRSMSRLLEDARHEGMSASEAQNYHHQFSEQIPVWLRQMG comes from the coding sequence GTGAAAAAGCTAGTTCGTGGTCTACAAGAGTTTAAGCAAAGCTACGTTGCTGAGAATCAAGGCCTCTTAGAAGAACTCTCTCACGGTCAAAAACCTCGCGTCTTATTCATTTCTTGCTCTGATTCACGGGTAGATCCCAACCTCATTACCCAGACAGATGTGGGCGAGCTTTTTGTTATCCGTAATGCCGGTAATATTGTGCCTCCCTACGGCGCAGCCAATGGAGGCGAAGGTGGCACCATTGAATATGCCATTGCCGCACTGGAGATCGATCAAGTGGTGATCTGCGGCCATTCCCACTGTGGAGCCATGAAAGGGCTGATGAAGCTGAATAAGCTGCAAGCAGATATGCCCTTGGTGTACGACTGGCTGCAGCATGCCGAAACCACCCGGCGACTCGTGACCGAAAACTACCCTGAATCCGCGGGGGAAGAGCGGGTTGAAATTTTAGTCGCCGAAAATGTCCTGGTACAGATTGATAATCTGAAGACGTATCCGATTGTGCGATCGCGGATGCTGCAAGGCAAACTGCAGATTTATGGCTGGATCTATCACATCGAAACCGGTGAAGTCCTGGCCTATGACGAGGAAACCCATACTTACATCCCCCCTCAAAGCCAGCTCTTAGACCCTCCTCCCAGCTTGCCTTCTCGACTAGAGCAATACCTGATTAGTACCCATGCCCCGCCTGTGGCCTGTGAAGTGCCTGCACCGCGTCTACAGTCTGCGTCTTCGGCTCCAGCTGCTTCGCCCGTCAATGGCACTCCTGCGGCAGATCGCATTCGTTCTCAGCTCAATGCACTATTGAAAGCGTCGCCGGATTCCTGGGTCGATGTAGAAGACCGCATGCGGTCCATGAGCAGACTCCTAGAAGATGCCCGCCATGAAGGCATGAGCGCCAGTGAAGCCCAGAATTACCACCATCAATTCTCGGAACAAATTCCGGTATGGCTCCGGCAAATGGGATAG
- a CDS encoding aminoglycoside phosphotransferase family protein produces MEDRRHSYQSFDPELISPFLQSVGAHLTIHTVELCTTGRSNTHYKLTLSDDSIYILRLYAQSKPEQDTYIFNLVKDVVPVPELLAQGPRWAILSFLPGKLLSDCPEDVDKAATALAHIAAIQFKAPGQLQTDGLITPFGFGRLSGYIARQLDRSEVQSWLSLKTLKQLQQLQGQDASLLQELDAETYLVHGDFNPTNILIQNGQVSGILDWDYCHSGTPYMDIGNLLRHTPSHQYQQIKVGLEHGGMALPEDWQQRAEWADLASQLEFLTSSRSDVFKQQCVNRINRYILR; encoded by the coding sequence ATGGAAGATAGACGTCACTCCTATCAATCGTTTGATCCTGAATTAATCAGCCCATTTCTGCAGTCCGTCGGTGCTCATCTCACGATCCATACTGTCGAGCTATGCACCACTGGCAGAAGCAATACCCATTACAAATTAACTCTGAGTGATGACAGTATTTATATCCTCAGACTGTACGCACAAAGCAAGCCTGAGCAAGACACCTATATTTTTAATTTAGTAAAGGATGTGGTCCCTGTTCCTGAGCTGTTGGCCCAAGGGCCACGATGGGCAATATTATCGTTTTTGCCCGGCAAGCTATTGTCTGATTGCCCAGAAGATGTGGACAAGGCCGCCACTGCGCTTGCCCATATTGCTGCGATCCAATTCAAAGCTCCTGGCCAGCTACAGACTGATGGTTTGATCACTCCCTTTGGTTTTGGAAGACTCTCAGGCTATATTGCGCGACAGCTTGATCGTTCTGAGGTTCAGAGCTGGTTGAGTCTCAAGACTCTAAAACAATTGCAACAACTCCAGGGCCAAGATGCCAGCCTCCTCCAAGAATTAGACGCAGAAACTTACCTGGTTCATGGAGACTTCAATCCCACCAATATTTTGATCCAGAACGGCCAAGTCAGCGGCATTTTAGACTGGGACTATTGCCATTCGGGAACGCCCTATATGGATATTGGCAATCTGCTCCGACATACCCCCAGCCACCAATATCAGCAGATTAAGGTCGGGTTGGAACATGGAGGCATGGCTTTACCAGAAGATTGGCAACAACGGGCGGAGTGGGCTGATCTCGCCAGCCAGCTAGAATTTTTAACCTCTAGTCGATCGGATGTCTTCAAACAACAATGTGTAAATAGAATCAATCGCTATATTTTGAGGTGA